From Chloroflexota bacterium:
ATCCACGCTGAAGGCATTGTGGAGGGCATCCCGCGCGATGATGTCCCCTGCGCGGAGGCCCTTCCGCCAGACCCTCACCGCCTGCCTTCCCGCCTCCCGGGCCAGGGCAGACCTCCGGGCATCCACAGCGGGGATGGTGCCATTGCCGGGGAGGGCCAGGCCCAGGGCTTCAGTAAGGCAGTTCATGGTATTGGCAGTAAATAGTCCGGCACAGCTACCGCAGCCGGGGCAGGCGGCCTGGGCCAGCTCCTCCAGCTCCGCCTCGGTCATCTCCCCCCGGGAGGCCCGGCCCACGGCGTTGAAGACATCGCTCAGGTCCACGCATTTCTCCCCCTCCTTCCCCTTCAAGCGGCCTGCCAGCATGGGGCCGCCGCTGATAAAGATGGAGGGGAGGTTAAGGCGGACAGCGGCCATGAGCATCCCCGGGATTATCTTGTCGCAGTTGGGGATGAAGACCAGGGCGTCAAATGCGTGGGCCTGGGCCAGGGTCTCCGCCGAATCGGCAATCAGCTCCCGGCTGGGCAGGCTATATTTCATCCCTGGGTGGTTCATGGCCAGGCCGTCGCAGACGGCGATGGTGTTCACCTCAAAGGGCACCCCGCCCTCTTCCCTCACCCCCTGTTTTACCTCCTGGGCGATAAGGCCGAGGTGCCGGTGGCCGGGGACAATCTCAGAAAAGCTGTTGACGATGCCTATGAAGGGCTTGTCCAGGTCCCCCGGGCCCAGTCCCAGGGCATAAAGGAGGGAGCGGTGGGGGGCCCGCTCTATGCCCCTCTTTACCTGGTCGCTGATCATTCCTTTTCTATTTCCCCTATTTTTTCAATGCGGCGCAGGTGCCGACCGCCCTCAAACTCCGTGGTGAGGAAGGCCTGGACGATTTCCTTTGCCTTTTCGTCAGAGGTCTCCTCGGCGGAGAGGCTGAGGACATTGGCATCTATATGCTCCCGGGCGCGGCGGGCCAGGAAGGTGTCCAGGGCCAGGGCGGCCCTGATACCGGGGAACTTGTTGGCGGCAATGGCCATGCCGATGCCGGTGCCGCAGACCAGGATACCCCGGTCAAATTCCCGCCGGGAAACAGCCCCGGCTACCTTGGAGGCGATGTCCGGATAGTCCACGGGGTTGGTATCATAGGAGCCAAAGTCGTGATAGGTATGCCCCATCTCCGTGAGGGATTCCATCAGTTTCTTCTTCAGTTTGAAACCACGATGGTCGCAACCAATAGCGATCTTCATCTCAGCACCTCCAGGGCTGCTTCTAGGCACTTTTCTATCTCTTCTCGGGGGATGGCCCCTTCTCTCAGGACCAGGGGGGCCTTCCCCGTGAGGTCCACAATCGTGGACTCCCTGCCTCCGGGAGTGGGACCGCCTTCCAGCACCAGGTCTATCTTTTCCCCCATCTGTCCTCTTACCTCTTCGGCTGTCCGGGCGGGGGGGTGGCCGGAGAGGTTGGCACTGGTCCCGGTGATAGGAGCGCCCAGGCCCTCTATCAGGGCCAGAGGGGTGGGGTGATGGGGCTGCCTCACCGCCACCTTGCCCGAGCCCGCCGTAACCAGCTCCGGCACTGCCTCAAGGGCCACCAGCA
This genomic window contains:
- the rpiB gene encoding ribose 5-phosphate isomerase B: MKIAIGCDHRGFKLKKKLMESLTEMGHTYHDFGSYDTNPVDYPDIASKVAGAVSRREFDRGILVCGTGIGMAIAANKFPGIRAALALDTFLARRAREHIDANVLSLSAEETSDEKAKEIVQAFLTTEFEGGRHLRRIEKIGEIEKE
- a CDS encoding threonylcarbamoyl-AMP synthase; the protein is MARAIEVLRRGGVVAFPTDTVYGLGANIFLPRAVERVFELKGRSRHQPLPVLVGGLDQVSGLAFLPPQAVALAERFWPGALTLVLVALEAVPELVTAGSGKVAVRQPHHPTPLALIEGLGAPITGTSANLSGHPPARTAEEVRGQMGEKIDLVLEGGPTPGGRESTIVDLTGKAPLVLREGAIPREEIEKCLEAALEVLR